Proteins from a single region of Corvus moneduloides isolate bCorMon1 chromosome 19, bCorMon1.pri, whole genome shotgun sequence:
- the SEPTIN9 gene encoding septin-9 isoform X6 has product MTDAPRDAGPKQAAPARPDKPAADFGYVGIDAILEQLRRKAMKQGFEFNIMVVGQSGLGKSTLINTLFKSKISRKSVQPTSEERIPKTIEIKSITHEIEEKGVRMKLTVIDTPGFGDHINNENCWQPIMKFINDQYEKYLQEEININRKKRIPDTRVHCCIYFIPATGHSLRPLDIEFMKRLSKVVNIVPVIAKADTLTLEERDYFKQRIMADLLANGIDVYPQKEFDEDSEDRLVNEKFREMIPFAVVGSDQEYQVNGRRILGRKTKWGTIEVENTTHCEFAYLRDLLIRTHMQNIKDITSNIHFEAYRVKRLNEGQSSLSNGVADKELVANEM; this is encoded by the exons ATGACGGACGCTCCACGGGATGCCGGCCCCAAGCAGGCGGCGCCGGCGCGGCCGGACAAGCCGGCTGCAGACTTCGGCTACGTGGGCATTGACGccatcctggagcagctgaggaggaaagCCATGAAACAGGGCTTCGAGTTCAACATCATGGTCGTGG GTCAGAGCGGCTTGGGGAAATCCACGTTAATCAACACTCTCTTCAAATCCAAGATCAGCCGGAAATCTGTACAGCCAACTTCTGAGGAGCGGATCCCCAAGACCATTGAAATCAAATCCATCACTCACG aGATTGAGGAGAAGGGGGTTCGCATGAAGCTGACAGTCATCGACACCCCGGGCTTTGGGGACCACATCAACAACGAGAACTG ctggcagcccATCATGAAGTTCATCAATGACCAGTACGAGAAGTACCTGCAGGAGGAGATCAACATTAACCGGAAGAAGCGGATCCCCGACACGCGGGTGCActgctgtatttatttcatCCCAGCCACGGGCCACTC gctcCGGCCGCTGGACATCGAGTTCATGAAGCGCCTGAGCAAAGTGGTCAACATCGTCCCGGTGATCGCCAAAGCCGACACGTTAACGCTGGAGGAGAGGGACTACTTCAAACAACGG ATAATGGCTGATCTCCTGGCCAACGGGATCGACGTGTATCCCCAGAAGGAGTTTGATGAGGACTCTGAAGATCGGCTGGTGAACGAGAAATTCCGG GAAATGATCCCGTTTGCAGTGGTGGGCAGTGACCAGGAGTACCAGGTGAACGGAAGGAGAATCCTTGGGAGGAAGACCAAGTGGGGCACCATTGAAG TGGAGAACACAACACACTGTGAGTTCGCCTACCTGCGGGACCTCCTCATCAG GACACACATGCAGAACATCAAGGATATTACCAGCAACATCCACTTCGAAGCCTACAGGGTGAAGAGGCTGAACGAGGGCCAGAGCTCTCTGTCCAACGGCGTGGCCGACAAAGAGCTGGTGGCCAACGAAATGTAA